The nucleotide sequence TCCCCGACCATGTGACTCAGGCGATCCGCACGTTGATCGAATGGGCGGGCGACAATCCCGATCGCGAAGGGTTGATCGACACGCCGCGACGGGTGGCCAAGGCGTGGCGCGAATATTGCGCGGGCTATGGCGATGATCCGGCGCACCACCTGTCGCGAGTGTTTGAGGAAGTGGGCGGATACGACGAGATCGTGTTGCTGCGCGACATCCCGTTCCAGTCGCACTGCGAACATCACATGGCGCCGATCACGGGCCGGGCGCATATTGCCTATCTACCCAAGGATCATGTCGTCGGCATTTCGAAGCTGGCGCGCGTCCTGCACGGCTATGCGCGGCGGTTGCAGGTTCAGGAGCGCCTGACCGCCGAAGTGGCCGATTGTATCTGGACGCATCTTAAGCCGCGCGGTGTCGCGGTCGTGATCGAGGCGACGCATGGCTGTATGACGTCACGGGGCGTGCGAACGCCGGGTGTATTAATGACCACCAGCCGCATGATGGGCGTGTTCCGCGACGACGAGCGCAGCCGCAAGGAAGTATTGGCGCTGATGGGGAAGGGCTGACGCCGCTTCCCCATCGTCGGCGTCAATTACGTGCGGCGTTGGCCGCCGACAGCACCGCACGGACGCTGGCGGTGGCCACATCCTCGTCAATGCCGACGCCCCAGAAAGTCCGGCCTGCGCCATCGCGGCATTCGACATAGGCTGCGGCGCGCGCGTCGGACCCGGTCCCGATCGCATGTTCGGTATAGTCGGCCACGTCCAGCGTAATACCGAGCCCGTCGCGCAGCGCCGCGACGACGCCTGAGATCAGGCCGTTGCCGCGCCCGCTGACAGAGACGGCATCGCCGCCCGCCTCGATATGGCCGGCAAAGATGCGATCCCCATTGGGCGCGCGCGTTTCTTCATAGGCGTTGAGCGCGAAGTGCTGATCTCCGCCCAGACGATAGGCCTGCTCGAATGCCCGCCAGATATCGGCCGCGTCCAGTTCGCGGCTTGTCTCGTCGGCCATTGCCTGAACATGTCGGCTGAAATCCGCCTGCAGTCGCTTTGGCAGCTTCAGGCCCTTGTCCTGCTCAAGGACCCAGGCGACGCCACCCTTGCCCGATTGTGAATTGACCCGGATCACCGCTTCATAGCTGCGGCCCAGATCGGCGGGGTCGATGGGCAGATAGGGAACCTCCCAAAGCCCGTCATTCCGCGCGGCCTGAGCGGCGAAACCCTTCTTGATCGCGTCCTGATGGCTGCCGGAAAAGGCGGTGAAGACCAGATCGCCGGCATAGGGGTGTCGGGGATGCACGGGCAGGGCGTTGCAATATTCGACCGTCTTGATGACGCGGTCGATATCGGAAAAGTCCAACCCTGGATCGACGCCCTGCGTGTACAGGTTCAGGCCAAGGGTCACCAGGTCGACGTTGCCCGTCCGCTCGCCATTGCCGAACAGACAGCCTTCGATGCGGTCGGCGCCTGCCATCAGACCCAGTTCGGACGCCGCGACCCCTGTGCCGCGATCATTGTGCGTGTGCAGGCTGACGATAACCGCATCGCGATTGGGCACGTTGCGACAGAAATATTCGACCTGATCGGCGTAGATATTAGGGGTAGCCGCCTCAACCGTCGCGGGCAGGTTGAAGATGATCGGGTCGTCCGCCGTCGGGCGCAGCACGTCCATGACGGCAGCACAGACTTCAAGGCTAAAATCCAGCTCGGCGGTCGAGAACGTCTCAGGGCTGTATTCGAAGCGCCAGTGCGTTCCGGGCCGCTTGGCTGCTTCGTCTCGCAGGATTTTTGCGCCTGTGATCGCGATCTCGCGAACCTCGTCGCGGCTCATGCCGAACACGATGCGGCGCCATGCGGGGCTGACCGCGTTATAGAGGTGCACGATAGCGGCGCGTGCGCCCTCAAGGCTTTCAAAGCTGCGTTCGATCAGATCGCGGCGCGACTGGGTGAGGACCTGAACCGTCACATCGTCTGGAATTCGCCCCGAACGAACAAGGCCGGAGATGAAGTCGAACTCGGTCGCGCCGGCAGACGGAAAGCCGACCTCGATCTCCTTGACCCCGATCTCGACCAGCAGGTCGAAGAAACGCTGCTTCTTCTCCGCGTCCATCGGATCAATCAACGCCTGATTGCCGTCACGCATGTCGGTCGACAGCCAGATCGGCGCCTGGGTGATTGTGCGGCCCGGCCATTGCCGGTCGGGCAGGTCCACCATCGGGAAGGGGCGGTATTTGGTAGAAGGATCGCGCAGCATCAGCTGAGCCTTTCGTCGCAAGCGAGCGGCAGGAGCGTGCCTGCCGCGGGATTAGCCGGATGAGATCGAAAAGGTCACCCTTAGGGGCACGCGCTTTCGCAGACAGCCCCTAAGGGCGGATAAGTCGCAGGCAAAGGGCGCGGCGGGCGATCATTGTCGTTGCAATGCCATGTCGGCCGCGCGCCGTCCAGTCCGTCCGCGGCGTCGCAAGTCCGCTTTTTGTTAAGCATTTGACATAATAAGGAAAGCAAGTTTCGAATCGGCGGGGATAGCCATGTATCAGCTTGTTTATGTCAGCACCGCAGCGCGAGGCCAGTCGCTGGAGGATGTGGGCGCGATCCTGAAGGTATCCCGGCGCAACAATGTCCGCGATGGACTGACCGGCATGCTCTATGCTGACGATCGCCGTTTTTTGCAGGCGCTGGAGGGCGAAGAGGCCCACGTGATGGCGGCCTTTACGCGGATCCAGAAGGATCCGCGCCACCGTGCGGTGGTGGTCCTGTCGCGGCGCACCGTTGCCGCCCGCGAATTTGGGGCTTGGGAAATGGCTCATGCAGGGCCGGGTCACGACGCAGACGGGATGGTGGACAAGGTTGGGCGGCTGGCGGCCGGTGCTTCACCCGCGATAAAGGCGACGTTCGAAGGCTTTCTGGAAGCGCGCCGCGCGGCCTGAACCGGCGGCGCGCCCGTAGCGGTTACGCCTTCTCGAAAGCGACCGTTACGTCGATGCTGACTTCGTCGGCAACGAACGGCAGCGCCGTGGTGATGCCGAAATCCGAACGCTTGATCGTGGCTTCGCCGTGGAAGCCGACGGTTTCCTTCTTGCTCATCGGATTCGCGCCGGCGCCGACAAATTCCGCTTCAAGCGTGACGGGCTTGGTCACACCGTTCAGGGTCAGGCTGCCGTGAATCTCGGCTTCGGTCCCGTTCACGACGATGTGATTTGAAACAAAGCGCGCATCGGCGGGGCTGGGTCCGAAAAAGTCAGGCTTGCCGCCATCCTTGCCCGCACGCAGCAGGTGATCGGTCAGCCCGGCGCTGGCGGTCACGACCTTGGACACCGGGATGGTCACGTCGACCTTTGCAGCGGCAGGGTTCTTGGGGTCCAGCGTCAGGGTGCCGGCCACCTCACCGAACAGGCCGAAATAATCGTTGAAGCCGAAATGATTGACTTCCCACTCGACCAGCGAGTGCGAAGGATCGGTGCGATAGGTGCCGCCGGTGATACGCGACACGTCCTTCTGACCCGGCACCTGCGGCGCGGCGGACTGGGCGGCAAGCGGAACGGCGGTGACGATAGCGAGAACGGCGAGTGACTTGAGCATCGGACTTCCCCTGTTGTGGCAGCGCACACAGGTCGGCCTGTCACAGGATGAAGTCAAATATGCGTATGCGAACGATGTGTTTCCGAAACGGCGCCCGCGCACGGGCGCCGTCCGGTAAGGTTTAGTTCTTGTCCTTGTCGACCAGCTTGTTCGCGCCGATCCACGGCATCATCGCGCGCAGTTCAGAGCCGGTCTTTTCGATCGGATGCGCGGCAGCGGCCTTGCGGCTGGCCTTCAGTTCCGGCTGACCGGCGCGGTTGTCCAGCACGAAATCCTTGACGAAACGGCCCGACTGGATGTCAGCCAGCACCCGCTTCATCTCGGCCTTGGTCTCATCGGTGATGATGCGCGGGCCGGTTTTGATATCGCCATATTCGGCCGTGTTCGAGATCGAATAGCGCATGTTGGCGATGCCGCCTTCATACAACAGGTCGACGATCAGCTTGGTTTCGTGGAGGCATTCGAAATAAGCCATTTCCGGCGCATAACCCGCCTCGACCAGCGTCTCGAAGCCGGCCTGGATCAGATGGGTGATGCCGCCGCACAGGACGGCCTGTTCGCCGAACAGGTCGGTTTCGCACTCTTCCTTGAAGTTGGTTTCGATGATGCCGGAACGGCCGCCACCGACGCCGCTGGCATAAGCGAGCGCAACGTCGTGCGCGTTGCCTGATGCGTCCTGGTGCACCGCGATCAGGCAGGGCACGCCGCCGCCGCGGACATATTCGCTGCGCACTGTGTGGCCGGGACCCTTGGGCGCGATCATGATCACGTCGATGTCGGCGGGCGGCTCGATCAGGCCGAAATGCACGTTCAGGCCGTGGGCGAAGGCAAGCGCGCTGCCGGGCTTCAGATTGCCCTTGATATCGGCGTCATAGATCGCGGCCTGATGCTCGTCAGGGGCAAGGATCATCAGAATGTCGGCCCACTGCGCCGCGTCCTTGTTCGCCATGATCTTGAACCCGGCGGCTTCGGCTTTGGCGGCAGAGGCGGAGCCGGGGCGCAGCGCGATCGCGACATCCGTAACGCCTGAATCGCGCAGGTTCTGGGCATGGGCGTGGCCCTGCGAACCATAGCCCAGGATGGCAATCTTCTTGCCGGTCACCAGGTTCAGGTCGGCGTCGCGATCGTAATAGACACGCATTCTCGTTGGTCCCTTTGCTTGATTTCGATAATCGGTTTGAAAGTTCAGGCGGCGTCCCTGCCGCGCGCGATGGCAACGATGCCGGTACGGGCAACCTCGATCAGCCCCACTTCGCGCATCAGTTCGACGAACGTGTCGATCTTGTCGCTGCCGCCGGTCACTTCGAAGATGAAGCTGGTGGTCGTGGCGTCGACCACGCGGGCACGGTAGACGTCGGCCAGGCGCAGCGCCTCGATCCGGTGGTCGCCGGTGCCGGCGACCTTCACCAGCGCCAGTTCACGTTCGACATGCGGTCCGGCGGCGGTCAGGTCCACGACCTTGTGGACCGGCACCAGCCGTTCAAGCTGTGCGATGACCTGCTCCAGCACGCCGGCGCTGGCGGACGTGACGATGGTGATGCGGCTGACCGCTTCATCCTCCGACACATCGGTCACCGTCAGGCTTTCGATATTGTAGCCGCGGCCCGAAAACAGTCCGGCAATGCGGGCCAGGATACCCGGCTCGTTATCGACCAGAACCGCCAGCGTGTGGCGTTCGCGTTGTTCCTCGCGGATGTGCATCGTCATTCACCCCGGCTTAGCCGGGTCCCCCTGAAAAGCGGTGGCGGTCGTTCAGACCAGCGCCTTGGCCTCGTCGTCCATGGTGCCCGACACTTCATTTGCCTGAAGGATCATGTCGGTATGGGCCGCGCCGCTGGGTATCATCGGGAAGCAGTTGGCGAGCTTTGCTACCATGCAGTCGACGATCACCGGCCCGTCATGCGCCAGCATCTCTGCAATCCCGCTTTCGAGTTGGTCGCGTCCTTCGATGCGGATACCCTTCCAGCCATAGGCCTCACCCAGCTTCACGAAGTCGGGCAGGCTGTCCGAATAGCTTTCGGCATAGCGGCTTTCATAGGTCAGCTCCTGCCATTGGCGGACCATGCCCATATATTCGTTGTTCAGGATGAAGATCTTGACCGGCAGGCGATATTGCCCGGCGGTGGCCAGTTCCTGAATGTTCATCTGGATCGACGCTTCACCGGCAATGTCGATCACCAGAGCGTCGGGGTTGCCGATCTGCGCGCCGATGGCCGCGGGCAGGCCATAACCCATCGTGCCCAGTCCGCCGGACGTCAGCCATTTGTTCGGCGACTCGAACCCGAAATGTTGGGCGGCCCACATCTGGTGCTGTCCGACCTCGGTCGTGATGATCGGCGCGCGGTCACGCGTCGCTTCGTGAAGCGCGCGGATCGCACGTTGCGGCATGATCGCGTCGCCCGTCTCAGGAAAGTCGAGGCAGCGAAGCTGACGCCAGCCGTCGATCCGCCGCCACCATTCGGACAGGTCGGGTTTTCCATGCTGGCGCGATTTCCAGACATGCACCATGTCCTCAAGCGCCAGGCCCGCATCGCCGATGATCGAAAGGTCGACGCGAACGATCTTGTTCACGCTGGAACGGTCGATGTCGATGTGGATCTTGCGCGCATGTGGTGCAAAGGCGTCGAGCCGGCCCGTCACGCGGTCATCGAACCGCGCGCCGACCGCGACGATCAGGTCCGCCTGATTCATCGCGTGGTTCGCCTCATAAGTGCCGTGCATGCCCAGCATGCCGAGCCATTGAGGGGCGCTTGCCGGAAGAGCGCCGAGTCCCATCAGCGTCGACGTAACCGGCGCGCCCGTGATCCGCACCAGTTCGCGCAACATCGCACTAGCACCCGGCCCGGCATTGATGATGCCGCCGCCGGTATAAAGGACCGGACGCTCGGCCGCCGCCAGCATGTCCACCGCCGCCTCGATCGCCGAACGATCGGCCTTGACCTGCGGGCGATAGGTCTTGTGCTGAATGGGGCCGGGCTTGCGATAGCTGGCGGTCGCGACCTGCACATCCTTTGGTATGTCGATCACCACCGGACCGGGCCGGCCAGAGGTGGCGATGTGGAACGCCTCATGGATGATGTCGCCCAGACGCGCCGGGTCCTTCACCAGATAATTATGCTTGGTGCAGTGACGCGTGATGCCGACAGTATCGCATTCCTGGAACGCGTCCGAACCGATCAGCGTAGTCGGCACCTGACCTGTGATGACGACCATGGGGATCGAATCCATCAACGCATCGGTGATGCCGGTTACGGCATTGGTGGCCCCAGGACCCGACGTCACCAGCACGACGCCAGGCTTGCCGGTCGAGCGGGCATAGCCTTCCGCCGCATGGGTTGCGGCCTGTTCGTGGCGCACCAGAATATGACGGATCGCGCCGCGTCCGCGAGCCTGCCCGTTTTTGAAAAGCGCATCGTAAATCGGCAGCACCGCACCGCCTGGATAGCCGAACACGACTTCCACGCCGAGGTCGGTCAGCGCCTCGACAAGGATATCGGCTCCACTCTTCTCGGTCACGTTCGATCTCCAGTGTTGCTGCACCGCGATACACCCGCGGGAGCGGCGCTGCTAGCCGCATGAAAAATGCGCGTCAAGGACTAAAAGGGAAATATTCTAACAATGTGGCCGTTTCGGTCTCTTCCGCTCGCCGCCAATCGGCAGGCGGTTGGTTGCGGAACCATGTGAATTGCCTCTTGGCATATTGCCGTGTCGCCAGCCGGGCGCGTTCCAGCGCCGTGCTGCGTTCAACTCGATCCGCCAACCAGTCCGCGATCTCCGTCACCCCGATTGCGCGCCGAACGGGCGCATCGGCCGCTACGTCGGTCCGGCCGAGCAGCCCCCGGACCTCTTCCGCGCCGCCGGTGTCGAACATCGTCGCCAATCGGCGGTCGCACCGGTCGAACAGCCATGCTCGGTCCGGCAGCAAGATGAGCGGCGCCAAAGTTATGCTGTCCGCAACGCCGCCTTCGCGCTCCGCCTGCCATTCAGCCAGCGGCCGGCCGGTCGAACGCACGACCTCTAAAGCTCGAGCGACGCGCGTGGTGTCGGCGGCATTAAGCCGGGCGGCGGCGGCGGGGTCCTCGACTGCCAATGCGGCATGTGCCTCTGCCACTGGAAGCTGCCGCACACAGGCGCGAACCGTCTGATCAATAGGCGGAACGGGTGCGATACCGTCGAGCAGGGTGCGCAGGTAAAGCCCCGTGCCGCCGACCAGGATCGGCAACTCGCCCCGTTCATGCGCAGCCTTGATCTCGCCCGACGCGTCCGCCGCCCATCGCGCTGCCGAACACGCCTCTGCACCATCGATATAGCCGAACAGCCGATGGGGCACGCGCGCCTCCTCCTCGACCGAGGGGCGAGCCGACAGGATGCGAAGATCGCGATAGACCTGAGCTGAATCGGCATTGATGACGACGCCGCCGCTTTGTTCGGCCAGCGCCATCGCCAGCGCGGACTTGCCGCTGGCGGTCGGGCCTGCGATTAGCGCGACCATTGGTTTCCGGGGGGACACGGATTTGTTCATTGCCACGTTGATAGCATCGGATCACCTGAATACGGGACAGCTTTCCGAGGCGCGCGACCGGATGGCCGCCACGGGGGCGGTGGTCGAGCAACCCATATGGCTGGATGAGGCGATCGCCGTCGATTTGCCCTTTGCCGGTGACGTCGGGGCTGTGCGTGCCGCGCTGGAAGGTGCACTCGCCGGTGTCGACGTGGTGGTTCAGGCTGCTGCGGACCGTGAAAAACGCCTGCTGATTGCGGATATGGATTCGACGATGATCCCGGTCGAATGCATCGACGAGCTGGCCGATTACGCCGGCATCAAGCCGCAGATTGCCGAGGTTACCGAACGCGCGATGCGTGGTGAGCTGGACTTTGCCGCTGCGCTGGATGCGCGGGTCGCGCTGCTGAAGGGTCTGGCGGAAGGTGCGATCGACCAATGCTTGGCGGAGCGGGTGACGTTGATGCCCGGCGCCGCCGCGCTGATCCGCACGATGCGGGCGCGGGGTGCCTATACGGTGCTGGTGTCGGGCGGCTTTACCCGCTTTGCAGAGCCGGTTGCCGCCCAGATCGGTTTCGACCGCGCCATCGCCAATCAGCTGCTGATCGAAGATGGGGCGCTGACCGGCGCGGTGGCCAAGCCCATTGTTGATTCGGCGACCAAGGAGGCGACGTTGCGCGCCGTGGCGGGCGAACGCGGTATCCCCCTGTCGCAGACGCTGGCAGTGGGCGATGGCGCCAACGACTTGCCGATGATCCGGGCGGCGGGGCTGGGCGTCGCCTATCACGCGAAACCCGTTGTCGCGGCGGCAGCGGCGGCGCGGGTCGAGCATGGCGACCTGACCGCGCTGCTCTACGCTCAAGGAATAAGCCGCCGCGACTGGATCATCGATTAACCCAGTACCCGGCCCGCAACCGCGTCGAGCTTGCCCAGTAGGGCGGGGTCGCGCGCTGCCGGGGCGGTGATCAGCGCGGTGTCCAGACAGGTATCGATGGGTGAGGCTGGTCGCACCTCTGGCAGCGATTTGAGCAGGTTCACCACCATCGACCGCGCCCGCGCGGCATTGGCGCTCAATTGCCGAATCACGGCGGCGACATCGACCGCTTCCTCCCCCTCGCGCCAGCAGTCATAGTCGGTGACCATGCCGACCAGGGAATAGGGCAGCTCCGCTTCCCTCGCGAGTTTGGCTTCGGGCATGGCGGTCATGCCGATTACGTCGCATCCCCATTGGCGATAAAGGATGCTTTCGGCGCGGCTGGAGAATTGCGGCCCCTCCATCGCCAGATAGATGCCGCCGCGATGCACGCTTGCCCCGGCGGCCTCGGCCGCATCCGCGGCCATGGCCGACAGTCGGGGGCAGACCGGATCGGCCATTGACACATGGGCGACCAGTCCGGTGCCGAAAAAGCTGGACGGACGCCCCACGGTCCGGTCGATGAACTGATCGACGATCGTGAAGGTGCCGGGCGCGCGTTCCTCCGCCAGGCTGCCGATTGAGGAGACGGCCAGCACGTCGGTGACGCCCAACCGCTTCAGCGCGTCGATATTGGCGCGGGCGTTCAGGTCGGACGGGGCGATGCGATGCCCCCGACCGTGGCGCGGCAGAAAGGCGACGCGCGCGTGGCCCAGGCGGCCAGTGAAAACGGCATCTGACGGCGAACCCCAAGGGGTGTCGATGTCGACCCAGCGACCATCTTCGACCCCCTCGACATCGTAGAGGCCCGAACCGCCGATGATGCCGATCGTCCAGCCACCCATTTTCCGACCCCTTCCAGTCATTGCCGCGAAAGCATCGCCGCCTTAGTGTCCGTGACCATGAAGCGTAAGCCCCTGATCGCCGCCGCCCTTGCCGGCCTGTTCATCACCACGGCGCCCGCGCAGGCCGCCGATCCGATTACCGGCCGCTGGCTGACGCAGGGCGGGCAGGCCATCGTCGCCATTCGCCCGTGCGGTCAGTCGCTGTGCGGCGCCATCGAACGGGTGGTGAAGGCCACCCCGGGCGCGCCGACGACCGATGCGAAGAATCCCGACCCCGCGCTTCGCAACCGGCCCTATGTCGGCCTGAACATCCTGACCGGTTTCAAGGACGAGGGCGCCGACTGGCGTGGGCAGATTTACGATCCGAAATCGGGCAAAACCTATCGCTCGATCTTAAAGGCGGAAGGTAACAAGCTGTCGGTAAAGGGGTGTGTGGCGGTGTTCTGTCGCAGCCAGAGCTGGACGCGGGTGCGCTGAGGCGGTCAGACGGTAAAGCTTTCTCCGCAGCCACAGGCACCCTTGGCATTGGGATTGTTGAACACGAAACCGGCGGTGAAGTCGTCTTCTACCCAGTCCATGGTCGAGCCGATCAGGTAAAGCACTGACCCGCCGTCGACGAAGAAGCTGCCGCCGGGCGTTTCGATCCGCTCATCCATCGGATTGGCGGCGGTCACGTAATCGACCGAATAGGCCAGACCCGAACAGCCCCGGCGCGGCGTGGACAACTTCACGCCGATCGCGTCGCCGGGCGCGCGCGACATCAGGTCGGCCACGCGCGCTTCGGCGGCGGGGGTCAGGTGAATGGCCTGGGGGCGGGTACGGGTGGCAGTGGTCATCACAGCATTCCCAGTTCGAGGCGGGCTTCGTCCGACATCTTCATCGGGTCCCATGGCGGGTCCCAGACAAGGTTCACGTCAACCGCACCGACGCCCGGCACGGCGCCGACGCGCAGTTCGACCTCGGTCGGCATCGATTCGGCCACGGGGCAATGCGGGGTGGTCAGCGTCATGGTGACGGCGGCATGGCCATCTTCTGACACCTCGACTCCATAAATCAGGCCAAGATCATAGATATTGACGGGAATTTCCGGGTCGAAGATCTCCTTCAACGCCTCGATAATCGCGTCGTACACCGCGCCGCCGGGCTGACCGGCAGCGGCCTCAACCGGCTTTTGCGCAAGGAAACCGTCGAGATAATCGCGCGTCCGCTCTGGCCGGGCGCCTTCTTCCGCATCGCTCACACGGGCGCGCGGCGGGCTTTCGACCGTTTCGACTTCCTCGATCTTGATCCTGTCATTCATCATCCGAAAATCCGTGTAACGCGTTCAATTCCCTTGACGAGCGCCGCGACATCGGCCGGCCCGTTATACACGCCAAAGCTGGCGCGCGCGGTGGCGGGGATGTTCAGTGCGTCCATCAATGGCTGGGCACAATGATGGCCCGCGCGGATCGCGACCTGTCCCTCGTCCAATATGGTGCCGACGTCGTGAGGATGCACCCCGTCGACGGCGAAGCTGACGATCCCCGCCGAATCCGCCGGGCCGAACAGCCGTACCGAATTGAGTGTGGACAGCGCATCGCGGGTTTGCGTCACCAGCGCGGATTCGTGCGCGTGGATCGCATCCAGGCCGGTCGCCTCGACATAATCGATAGCGGCATGCAGGCCGAGGACGCCGACGATATGCGGCGTACCCGCCTCGAACCGCGCGGGGGCCGGGGCATAGGTGGTACCCGCGAACGACACCTTGTCGATCATGGCACCGCCACCCTGCCATGGCGGCATGGAGTCGAGCAGCTCGGGGCGACCCCACAGCACGCCGATGCCAGTCGGGCCGTAAAGCTTGTGCCCTGAAAACACATAGAAATCGCAGCCCAGCGCCTGAACGTCGACAGCCAGACGCGGCACCGCCTGACACCCGTCGAGCAGCAGCTTTGCGCCCACGCCGTGCGCCAGATCAGCGGCGCGGCGCGCATCCAGAATGGCGCCCGTCACGTTGGACACATGCGCAAGCGCGACCAGCTTGTGCGCGGGCGTCAGCATCGCGGCCATCGCGTCAAGGTCGATCGCCTGATCGTCGGTCAGCGGCACGACGTCGATTCCAACACCAAGCCGCTCGGCGACCAACTGCCACGGCACGATGTTCGAGTGGTGCTCAAGCAGCGACAACAGAATGCGGTCGCCGGGCTTCAGATGGGTCGCAGCCCAGCTTTGCGCGACAAGGTTGATCCCCTCGGTCGCACCGCGCACGAACACGCATTCGTCCGCGCTGCCTGCGCCGATAAAGTCAGCCACGCGGCGGCGGGCGGCTTCATAGGCCAGCGTCATGTCGGCGGAGCGTTGATAGACGCCGCGATGCACCGTGGCATAGGTGGTGTCATAGGCGCGGGTGATCGCGTCGATCACGGCGCGCGGCTTTTGCGCGGTGGCTGCGGTGTCGAGATACGCCCAGCCATCGGGGATTGCCGGAAAATCGGCAAGGAGGTCGAGCGGGCGCGCGTCGGTTGCCACGGTCATGCAGCGCGCCCCTGTGGCCGGAACTTGTCAAACTTCACACTACGTGGGCCATGACTTTCCCCCTTCAGCAGCCGCGCCGGGCGCAGCGGCGGGGCGGGGCGGGGGCGGGCCATGGCGCCGCGATAGCAGGGGCCGGCGGTGTAGGACAGCATCACAGCGCCGCCGTCAGCCAGCGTTCGGCGTCCGCAGCGAATGCTTCGCGCACGGCGTCTTCGCCGATGCGGTCGATGGCGTCGGCAACGAACGCGCGGGTCAGCATCGCAGTCGCCAGCCCGTGCGGGATGCCACGCGATTTCAGGTAGAACAGCGCGCGCTTGTCCAACTCACCCACGGTCGCGCCATGCGCGCACTTCACATCGTCTGCGAAGATTTCCAGCTCGGGCTTGAGGTTTACGGTTGCCGTGCGATGCAAAAGAAGGCCGCGAAGTGACTGTTCACCATCGGTTTTCTGTGCGCCGCGTGCGACATCGACCCGCGCGGCCAGGCTGGCGGCAGAGCGATCGGCGGCGACGGCGCGCCAGTATTGACGGCTCGATCCGTCCAGCGCATCGTGCAGCACGGTGACGGCACATTCCTTGCGCTCCTCGCCGCGCGTCAGCAGTGCGCCGCCCATTTCGGCAAAGCCGCCATTGCCGGTGACGTGCAGATGGCCGTCGATCCGCGCACCCGCACCGCCGGCGCCAAGGAAGGTGCTGGCAAGGCTGGCGGCCTGTCCGATGGTCGCTTCGTCGCGCAGCGAAACGAAGCCGCTGTCCTGAAGGATGCGGACCGAGCGCATCAGGCGCGCGCCCTCTGCCAGCGTCAGCGTGGTCAGCCGGTTCGACCAGCCGGTGCCGACATAGGTTTCAACCACCGACGCCACCGCATCGCGGCCCAGTTCGATCCGGCCGGGCAGGTGGTTTTCACCGCCGGTTGAGACATGGACGATCTGAATGTTGGTAACCGCCCGCTCGGCATCCAGCGACAGGCGCCAGCCGGTGCCGGTAGTCGCGGCGGCGAGGGGGTGGGTGCTGTCGGCGCTCAACGCCTCGACCGCCACGGGGCCGGGGGTGCTGCGCGCGGCGTCGAACGCGCCGTCGACGAACACCAGCCGTGGGCCTTCGCCCTCGATCCAGAAGTCCTCGACCGGCGGCAGGACGGTCGCGCGCGGCGTGGCGCGGGCGGCCTCAAGCGCGGACAGGTCGGTCCAGCGCCACGCCTCCATCTTGTTGGTGGGCAGGTCGCTCACGCCGCGATCGCTCCATAGCCTTCGCGTTCCAGCTC is from Sphingomonas sp. IW22 and encodes:
- the ilvB gene encoding biosynthetic-type acetolactate synthase large subunit, giving the protein MTEKSGADILVEALTDLGVEVVFGYPGGAVLPIYDALFKNGQARGRGAIRHILVRHEQAATHAAEGYARSTGKPGVVLVTSGPGATNAVTGITDALMDSIPMVVITGQVPTTLIGSDAFQECDTVGITRHCTKHNYLVKDPARLGDIIHEAFHIATSGRPGPVVIDIPKDVQVATASYRKPGPIQHKTYRPQVKADRSAIEAAVDMLAAAERPVLYTGGGIINAGPGASAMLRELVRITGAPVTSTLMGLGALPASAPQWLGMLGMHGTYEANHAMNQADLIVAVGARFDDRVTGRLDAFAPHARKIHIDIDRSSVNKIVRVDLSIIGDAGLALEDMVHVWKSRQHGKPDLSEWWRRIDGWRQLRCLDFPETGDAIMPQRAIRALHEATRDRAPIITTEVGQHQMWAAQHFGFESPNKWLTSGGLGTMGYGLPAAIGAQIGNPDALVIDIAGEASIQMNIQELATAGQYRLPVKIFILNNEYMGMVRQWQELTYESRYAESYSDSLPDFVKLGEAYGWKGIRIEGRDQLESGIAEMLAHDGPVIVDCMVAKLANCFPMIPSGAAHTDMILQANEVSGTMDDEAKALV
- the miaA gene encoding tRNA (adenosine(37)-N6)-dimethylallyltransferase MiaA, which encodes MNKSVSPRKPMVALIAGPTASGKSALAMALAEQSGGVVINADSAQVYRDLRILSARPSVEEEARVPHRLFGYIDGAEACSAARWAADASGEIKAAHERGELPILVGGTGLYLRTLLDGIAPVPPIDQTVRACVRQLPVAEAHAALAVEDPAAAARLNAADTTRVARALEVVRSTGRPLAEWQAEREGGVADSITLAPLILLPDRAWLFDRCDRRLATMFDTGGAEEVRGLLGRTDVAADAPVRRAIGVTEIADWLADRVERSTALERARLATRQYAKRQFTWFRNQPPADWRRAEETETATLLEYFPFSP
- the serB gene encoding phosphoserine phosphatase SerB produces the protein MFIATLIASDHLNTGQLSEARDRMAATGAVVEQPIWLDEAIAVDLPFAGDVGAVRAALEGALAGVDVVVQAAADREKRLLIADMDSTMIPVECIDELADYAGIKPQIAEVTERAMRGELDFAAALDARVALLKGLAEGAIDQCLAERVTLMPGAAALIRTMRARGAYTVLVSGGFTRFAEPVAAQIGFDRAIANQLLIEDGALTGAVAKPIVDSATKEATLRAVAGERGIPLSQTLAVGDGANDLPMIRAAGLGVAYHAKPVVAAAAAARVEHGDLTALLYAQGISRRDWIID
- a CDS encoding S-methyl-5'-thioadenosine phosphorylase, whose product is MGGWTIGIIGGSGLYDVEGVEDGRWVDIDTPWGSPSDAVFTGRLGHARVAFLPRHGRGHRIAPSDLNARANIDALKRLGVTDVLAVSSIGSLAEERAPGTFTIVDQFIDRTVGRPSSFFGTGLVAHVSMADPVCPRLSAMAADAAEAAGASVHRGGIYLAMEGPQFSSRAESILYRQWGCDVIGMTAMPEAKLAREAELPYSLVGMVTDYDCWREGEEAVDVAAVIRQLSANAARARSMVVNLLKSLPEVRPASPIDTCLDTALITAPAARDPALLGKLDAVAGRVLG
- a CDS encoding DUF2147 domain-containing protein, with product MKRKPLIAAALAGLFITTAPAQAADPITGRWLTQGGQAIVAIRPCGQSLCGAIERVVKATPGAPTTDAKNPDPALRNRPYVGLNILTGFKDEGADWRGQIYDPKSGKTYRSILKAEGNKLSVKGCVAVFCRSQSWTRVR
- a CDS encoding HesB/IscA family protein, whose product is MTTATRTRPQAIHLTPAAEARVADLMSRAPGDAIGVKLSTPRRGCSGLAYSVDYVTAANPMDERIETPGGSFFVDGGSVLYLIGSTMDWVEDDFTAGFVFNNPNAKGACGCGESFTV
- a CDS encoding SUF system Fe-S cluster assembly protein — protein: MNDRIKIEEVETVESPPRARVSDAEEGARPERTRDYLDGFLAQKPVEAAAGQPGGAVYDAIIEALKEIFDPEIPVNIYDLGLIYGVEVSEDGHAAVTMTLTTPHCPVAESMPTEVELRVGAVPGVGAVDVNLVWDPPWDPMKMSDEARLELGML